A window from Opitutia bacterium ISCC 52 encodes these proteins:
- a CDS encoding iron-sulfur cluster assembly accessory protein: MIDTLPEGVRLGNDRLIQLTESSAEKINALLSNESESTILRVKISGGGCNGLSYKLKFVSAFKRGDIVVESFGAQVVVDSKSALYLRGTSLDYSHALVAGGFKFENPNATSSCSCGESFSV, translated from the coding sequence ATGATTGATACGCTTCCAGAAGGTGTGCGGCTTGGTAATGATCGCTTGATCCAGCTTACCGAATCGTCTGCTGAGAAAATCAATGCACTTCTGTCCAATGAGTCGGAAAGCACGATACTTCGCGTGAAGATATCAGGCGGAGGCTGCAATGGGCTCAGTTACAAATTGAAATTTGTATCTGCATTCAAGCGAGGTGACATCGTGGTTGAGTCTTTTGGGGCTCAGGTAGTTGTAGATTCAAAAAGTGCCCTTTACTTGAGAGGAACCTCCCTGGACTATTCCCACGCTTTGGTGGCCGGTGGATTCAAATTTGAAAACCCTAATGCCACTTCAAGCTGTTCTTGTGGTGAAAGTTTCAGCGTCTAG
- the infC gene encoding translation initiation factor IF-3, producing the protein MPRRGPRPRRNFVPRIRKNEKIRAREIRVIGPDAKQIGVMSPADALAIAKRVGLDLVEISPKARPPVCRILDFGKYQYEQSKKEKENKQKKSSSGKVKEVKFRVRIENHDFMFKVKHAEEFLGKGNKVKLTLMFRGREMEHKDLGFETVNRAVKELEHIGHRDSEPRLSGRIISTMLSPLPEKDRVYKFNQPHDQESEPEEVS; encoded by the coding sequence ATGCCAAGAAGAGGCCCCCGACCTAGAAGGAACTTTGTTCCTAGAATTCGTAAGAACGAAAAAATCCGTGCTCGTGAGATTCGGGTTATCGGTCCCGATGCCAAACAAATTGGTGTCATGAGCCCTGCTGATGCACTTGCCATCGCAAAGAGAGTTGGCCTCGATTTGGTGGAAATTTCACCGAAGGCACGCCCACCTGTTTGTCGTATCCTGGATTTCGGAAAGTACCAGTACGAGCAATCCAAGAAGGAAAAGGAGAACAAACAAAAGAAAAGCTCTTCCGGAAAGGTGAAAGAAGTTAAATTTCGTGTTCGCATCGAAAACCACGATTTCATGTTCAAGGTCAAGCATGCCGAGGAATTCCTGGGTAAGGGAAACAAGGTGAAGCTTACGCTTATGTTCCGTGGTCGTGAGATGGAGCATAAGGATTTAGGCTTTGAGACCGTTAATCGCGCGGTTAAGGAACTTGAGCACATCGGACACCGTGACTCGGAACCCCGCCTTTCTGGCCGGATTATCAGTACTATGTTATCTCCTTTGCCCGAAAAGGATCGCGTGTATAAGTTTAATCAGCCGCACGACCAAGAATCGGAACCGGAAGAAGTCAGCTGA